A genomic segment from uncultured Alistipes sp. encodes:
- a CDS encoding SusE domain-containing protein, which yields MRLYKKLLYLFAASAMLASCSSDDTDSGNGGPANVQKLETPKNGLSVSMLLLDPDEFEGLRFEWQPATGDVTYELAFDKNGGSFSAPVASFETTENSYTLQLEEIQALFDENVDEAGETAVLDWRVYTITDTGRTPSNETRTLTLTTRAEVVVETLIAPENDAVLNLKELTEDVDFSWSEPVWLGDEKQISYTLVIDQADADFSEPLLSIDVNPTAEAAAATQATVTQEQLAELYNASEAAATEDPYYLQWAVYAKIDQNVKISEEIRTFSIIPQVKLPEFADGDPLYIEGEGTEAGQKMSYITADSYNLAIGQAGEVDAFKDQDYKYEIFTRIKGGSKFLFRSQPSNTIYTLSADGTQVQAIETEDQAQAPIAETGIYRIRFNIATGSAYVAEVTRVEHVFCWTSQKTELSYEGKGIWVVNKMVINIDRGGGSDERYKFNFVINGVDQPYGRMENNGERPHSEKYPSVPDSYWYLQPSLVNQWDPAFKYSDQLCDPNDWNHWAADLRLYMNDDKGHYTHEFVNPVELTDFTDGDPLYIDGQGTEAGQQMAYISGSYYNPGIDNAGGEADAFKDEDYKYEIFTKIEGNSKFYFRSQFSDALYTLSAEGTQVKQIESTDEAEAPIAETGIYRIRFNIATGNAYIASIDKVSHFFCWTSEETEMTYEGKGVWVIDDLNIKLQKTDWGFDERYKFKFIIDGEQQYYGRMDSNGERPNASTAASYRYVQPGVGDQWATAFKYSNELCDGNDLDRWYADLRLYMNVEMDHYTHEFTNAHE from the coding sequence ATGAGACTTTACAAAAAACTGTTATATCTGTTTGCAGCCTCTGCGATGCTCGCTTCCTGCTCGTCGGACGATACGGATTCAGGCAACGGAGGTCCGGCCAACGTTCAAAAGCTGGAAACGCCGAAAAACGGCTTGAGCGTCAGTATGCTGCTGCTGGATCCCGACGAATTCGAGGGTCTGCGCTTCGAATGGCAGCCGGCAACAGGAGACGTAACCTACGAACTCGCTTTCGACAAGAACGGAGGCAGCTTCTCGGCTCCCGTGGCGAGCTTCGAAACCACAGAGAACAGCTACACGCTGCAACTGGAGGAGATCCAGGCCCTCTTCGACGAAAATGTCGACGAGGCCGGTGAGACGGCCGTCCTCGACTGGAGAGTCTACACCATCACGGATACCGGACGCACACCCTCGAACGAAACCCGCACCCTGACGCTTACGACCCGTGCGGAGGTTGTCGTCGAGACCCTCATCGCACCCGAAAATGATGCGGTTCTCAACCTGAAGGAGCTCACCGAGGATGTCGACTTCTCGTGGTCGGAACCCGTATGGCTCGGGGATGAGAAGCAGATCTCCTACACGCTGGTCATCGATCAGGCCGATGCGGACTTCTCGGAGCCGCTGCTGAGCATCGACGTGAACCCCACGGCCGAGGCCGCAGCCGCCACACAGGCCACCGTAACCCAGGAGCAGCTCGCCGAACTCTACAACGCTTCGGAGGCCGCAGCCACCGAGGATCCCTATTACCTGCAATGGGCCGTCTACGCCAAAATCGACCAGAACGTGAAGATCTCCGAGGAGATCCGGACCTTCTCGATCATCCCGCAGGTAAAACTCCCGGAATTCGCCGACGGCGACCCGCTCTACATCGAAGGCGAGGGTACCGAGGCCGGACAAAAGATGTCCTATATCACGGCGGATTCCTACAACCTGGCAATCGGTCAGGCCGGAGAGGTCGACGCCTTCAAGGACCAGGACTACAAATACGAAATCTTCACCCGGATCAAGGGCGGCAGCAAGTTCCTTTTCCGCTCGCAGCCCAGCAATACGATCTACACGCTCAGCGCCGACGGGACCCAGGTCCAGGCCATTGAAACCGAGGACCAGGCCCAGGCTCCCATCGCCGAAACCGGCATCTACCGCATCCGCTTCAACATCGCCACGGGATCGGCCTACGTCGCCGAAGTAACCCGCGTCGAGCATGTCTTCTGCTGGACTTCGCAGAAAACCGAACTCTCCTACGAAGGGAAAGGCATCTGGGTGGTCAACAAGATGGTAATCAATATCGACAGAGGGGGCGGCTCCGACGAACGCTACAAGTTCAATTTCGTCATCAACGGCGTGGACCAGCCCTACGGTCGCATGGAGAACAACGGAGAACGCCCCCACAGCGAGAAATATCCGTCGGTACCCGACAGCTACTGGTATCTGCAGCCGAGCCTGGTCAACCAGTGGGATCCCGCCTTCAAGTACTCCGACCAGTTGTGCGACCCCAACGACTGGAACCACTGGGCTGCCGACCTGCGGCTCTACATGAACGACGACAAGGGACACTATACCCATGAATTCGTCAACCCCGTCGAACTGACGGACTTCACCGACGGAGACCCGCTCTACATCGACGGCCAGGGTACCGAAGCCGGGCAGCAGATGGCCTACATTTCAGGCAGCTACTACAACCCGGGAATCGACAACGCCGGAGGTGAGGCCGATGCCTTCAAAGACGAAGACTACAAATACGAAATCTTCACCAAGATCGAGGGCAACAGCAAGTTCTACTTCCGCTCGCAGTTCAGCGATGCCCTCTACACCCTCTCGGCAGAGGGTACACAGGTCAAGCAGATCGAATCGACCGACGAAGCCGAGGCTCCCATCGCCGAAACCGGCATCTACCGCATCCGGTTCAATATCGCTACGGGCAATGCCTACATAGCCTCAATAGACAAGGTGTCCCACTTCTTCTGCTGGACCTCCGAGGAGACCGAAATGACCTACGAAGGCAAAGGCGTATGGGTGATCGACGACCTGAACATCAAACTCCAGAAAACCGACTGGGGCTTTGACGAGCGCTACAAGTTCAAGTTTATCATCGATGGCGAACAACAGTACTACGGGCGCATGGACAGCAACGGAGAACGTCCCAATGCCTCCACGGCGGCAAGCTACCGCTACGTGCAGCCGGGCGTAGGAGACCAGTGGGCGACCGCCTTCAAGTATTCCAACGAATTGTGCGACGGGAATGACCTCGATCGCTGGTACGCCGATCTCCGTCTCTACATGAATGTCGAGATGGACCACTATACCCATGAATTCACCAATGCTCATGAATAA
- a CDS encoding family 43 glycosylhydrolase, which produces MNNVMISTFALLCVGMLSACGQSDSDPTGPDGSTGGPTGGNNPVVSTLTAPKEGLAVNLDALNSLTFWWEAAQGSFDAYELVFDRKGGDFSDPAAAFRTDDNRTTELTLSYQELKNVYDATQQNGTASLVWSVKTVAGEQSYAGTARRSLTVTNTVEPYIVEALFTPEDGERADLVLLGESLRFSWSAARSNGQKTPTYTLLIDRQDGDFSAPLATFDAGEETEISLTKEQVQALFDDHAEEGSQTLPLVWSVRSQVEDNTWMASATNTLTITTLPVAYRNSIFTKFSLPDPDVIRADDGYFYLYATEHDRSDARMRNVPIMRSSDLMTWTRVGAMFTDQNHPQITNGNAGIWAPSINRIGDKYVCYYSQPGDKYKHAIGVAVADSPTGPFVDYGKLIDSDEQGVDISIDAYLYQEDGRNYLFWGSFRNISVLELTEDGLAIKNKETQKRREVAGGQYEATVVVKRDGWYYLIVSTGDYSKGGTYRLVVGRSQSLFGPYVDKDGNDMMQVNDELVLQGNDTFSSPGHCSRLITDDNGQDWILYHAYTEDLNYRTLMLDRINWVDGWPVSPGQQPTSASVDRPVFH; this is translated from the coding sequence ATGAATAACGTGATGATCAGCACCTTCGCACTGCTTTGCGTCGGAATGCTGTCGGCCTGCGGCCAGTCGGACTCCGATCCGACTGGCCCGGACGGGTCGACGGGCGGGCCGACGGGCGGGAACAACCCCGTCGTCTCGACGCTGACCGCCCCCAAGGAGGGCCTTGCGGTCAACCTCGACGCGCTGAATTCGCTCACCTTCTGGTGGGAGGCCGCACAAGGCTCGTTCGACGCCTACGAACTGGTCTTCGACCGCAAGGGCGGCGACTTCTCCGATCCGGCCGCCGCATTCCGCACCGACGACAACCGGACCACGGAACTGACCCTCTCCTATCAGGAGCTGAAAAACGTCTACGACGCTACGCAGCAGAACGGGACGGCCTCGCTCGTCTGGAGCGTGAAGACCGTCGCCGGAGAGCAAAGCTACGCAGGCACGGCCCGGCGCTCGCTGACGGTGACCAACACCGTGGAGCCCTACATCGTCGAGGCGCTCTTCACCCCCGAGGATGGCGAACGGGCCGATCTGGTACTGCTCGGCGAATCGCTCCGCTTCAGTTGGTCGGCAGCCCGCAGCAACGGGCAGAAGACCCCCACGTACACCCTGTTGATCGACCGGCAGGACGGGGATTTCTCGGCCCCGCTGGCTACGTTCGACGCCGGGGAAGAGACCGAAATCTCGCTTACGAAGGAGCAGGTACAGGCGCTCTTCGACGACCATGCCGAGGAGGGCTCGCAGACCCTGCCGCTCGTATGGAGCGTGCGCAGCCAGGTTGAGGACAACACCTGGATGGCATCGGCAACGAACACGCTGACCATAACGACGCTGCCCGTCGCCTACCGGAATTCGATCTTCACGAAGTTCTCGCTGCCCGATCCCGACGTGATCCGCGCCGACGACGGCTACTTCTACCTCTACGCCACGGAGCACGACCGCAGCGATGCCAGGATGAGGAACGTCCCGATCATGCGGTCGTCCGACCTGATGACGTGGACGCGCGTCGGGGCGATGTTCACCGACCAGAACCATCCCCAGATCACCAACGGGAATGCCGGAATCTGGGCCCCCTCGATCAACCGCATCGGCGACAAGTACGTATGCTACTACTCCCAGCCGGGTGACAAGTACAAACACGCCATCGGGGTCGCCGTCGCCGACTCGCCCACGGGCCCGTTCGTGGATTACGGCAAGCTCATCGACAGCGACGAGCAGGGCGTAGACATCTCCATCGATGCCTACCTCTACCAGGAGGACGGACGCAACTACCTCTTCTGGGGCAGCTTCCGGAACATCAGCGTCCTCGAACTCACCGAAGACGGCCTGGCCATCAAGAACAAGGAGACCCAGAAACGCCGCGAAGTGGCCGGAGGTCAGTACGAAGCAACCGTCGTCGTGAAACGCGACGGCTGGTACTACCTGATCGTCTCCACGGGTGACTACTCCAAGGGCGGGACCTATCGGCTGGTCGTCGGGCGCTCGCAGAGCCTCTTCGGACCCTATGTCGACAAGGACGGGAACGACATGATGCAGGTCAACGACGAACTCGTCCTCCAGGGCAACGACACCTTCTCGTCGCCCGGACACTGCTCGCGCCTGATCACCGACGACAACGGGCAGGACTGGATCCTCTACCACGCCTATACGGAGGATCTGAATTACCGCACGCTGATGCTCGACCGCATCAACTGGGTCGACGGATGGCCCGTCTCGCCCGGACAGCAGCCCACCTCGGCTTCGGTCGACCGGCCCGTATTCCACTGA
- a CDS encoding glycoside hydrolase family 97 protein: MKKFLLCLAAAAAAIALISCANDNSVTSPDGRIRTTVSIDDGGVPALQVDVDGKALISASELGLEADGLNLASGFAVTGVARDRRDEIWTQPWGENKVIRDRHEEMAVTMRNSEGVTLVLRVRAFDDGIGFRYEYDTPADSLRLTDEHTTFRFAQNGLSWSIDGNYDTYELPYREQPVSAVERANTPFTFRCGGLYGSIHEAALYDYPEMHLLRQDSLAFKAELAPLPDGVKARLAGSFTTPWRTLQIADRAVGLINSSLILNLNEPSKIADTSWIRPQKYVGVWWGMHLGTQVWTMGPRHGATTENAIRHIDFAAANDIQGVLFEGWNRGWEDWGGNQQFDYVEPYADFDLERIARYASEKGIELWMHNETGGNIPDYEAHMERAMQRYAELGIHTLKTGYAGGFKGGYSHHSQYGVQHYQRVVELAAKYRIMLDVHEPIKETGIRRTWPNMMTREGARGMEWNAWSEGNSAEYLCTLPFVRLLSGPMDYTPGIFDIYYDRAKADPGRIQWNGDNTHCSIKTTLARQIANWVIIYSPLQMAADLIENYEGHPAFRFFRDFDADCDWSEALQGEIGDYIVVARRAGERFFLGAGTNAEARTLEQPLGFLKPGVTYTARIYADDVNSPLRTAYRIEERRVTSADSLRIEMAADGGCAVTFEPTNKPNA, translated from the coding sequence ATGAAAAAATTTCTCCTCTGTCTTGCTGCGGCTGCTGCAGCAATAGCGCTGATCTCCTGCGCGAACGACAATTCGGTCACCTCGCCCGACGGAAGAATCCGCACCACGGTTTCGATCGATGACGGCGGAGTCCCCGCCCTGCAGGTCGATGTCGACGGGAAAGCCCTGATCTCCGCATCGGAACTCGGACTCGAAGCCGACGGCCTGAATCTCGCTTCGGGATTCGCCGTCACGGGCGTGGCCCGCGACCGGCGTGACGAAATCTGGACGCAGCCCTGGGGCGAAAACAAGGTGATCCGCGACCGTCACGAAGAGATGGCCGTGACAATGCGCAACAGCGAAGGGGTTACGCTCGTGCTGCGGGTGCGGGCCTTCGACGACGGCATCGGATTCCGCTACGAGTACGACACGCCGGCCGATTCGCTGAGGCTGACCGACGAACACACCACCTTCCGGTTCGCGCAGAACGGACTCTCGTGGAGCATCGACGGGAATTACGACACCTACGAGCTCCCCTACCGCGAGCAGCCCGTCTCGGCCGTCGAACGCGCCAACACCCCCTTCACATTCCGCTGCGGCGGCCTCTACGGCTCGATCCATGAGGCGGCCCTCTACGACTATCCCGAAATGCACCTGCTGCGGCAGGATTCACTCGCATTCAAGGCCGAGCTGGCCCCGCTGCCCGACGGCGTGAAGGCCCGCCTCGCGGGATCGTTCACCACGCCGTGGCGCACGCTGCAGATCGCAGACCGGGCCGTCGGACTGATCAACTCGTCGCTGATCCTCAACCTCAACGAACCCTCGAAGATCGCCGACACCTCGTGGATCCGACCCCAGAAATATGTCGGAGTCTGGTGGGGAATGCACCTCGGGACGCAGGTCTGGACCATGGGCCCGCGCCACGGTGCCACCACAGAAAACGCCATCCGACACATCGACTTCGCTGCTGCGAACGACATTCAGGGCGTGCTGTTCGAGGGCTGGAACCGCGGCTGGGAGGACTGGGGCGGAAACCAGCAGTTCGACTACGTGGAGCCCTATGCCGACTTCGACCTGGAGCGTATCGCCCGCTACGCCTCCGAAAAGGGCATCGAACTCTGGATGCACAACGAAACCGGCGGCAACATCCCCGACTACGAGGCCCACATGGAGCGGGCCATGCAGCGCTACGCCGAACTGGGCATCCACACCCTCAAGACGGGTTACGCCGGAGGTTTCAAGGGCGGATACTCCCACCACTCGCAGTACGGCGTGCAGCACTACCAGCGCGTCGTGGAGCTGGCCGCGAAGTACCGCATCATGCTCGACGTCCACGAACCGATCAAGGAGACCGGCATCCGCCGCACGTGGCCCAACATGATGACCCGCGAAGGGGCCCGCGGCATGGAGTGGAACGCCTGGTCCGAAGGCAACTCCGCGGAGTATCTCTGCACGCTGCCCTTCGTGCGGCTGCTGAGCGGGCCGATGGACTATACCCCCGGCATCTTCGACATCTACTACGACCGCGCCAAGGCCGACCCGGGCCGCATCCAGTGGAACGGAGACAACACCCACTGCTCGATCAAGACCACCCTGGCCCGCCAGATCGCAAACTGGGTGATCATCTATTCGCCGCTGCAGATGGCCGCCGACCTGATCGAGAACTACGAAGGGCATCCGGCCTTCCGGTTCTTCCGCGACTTCGACGCCGACTGCGACTGGTCCGAAGCCCTGCAGGGCGAGATCGGCGACTATATCGTCGTGGCTCGACGCGCCGGAGAGCGTTTCTTCCTCGGGGCCGGGACCAACGCCGAAGCCCGCACGCTGGAACAGCCCCTCGGATTCCTCAAGCCCGGCGTCACCTACACGGCCCGCATCTACGCCGACGACGTGAACTCCCCGTTGCGGACCGCCTACCGCATCGAAGAGCGCCGGGTTACGTCAGCCGACTCGCTGCGGATCGAAATGGCCGCCGACGGAGGCTGCGCCGTCACGTTCGAGCCGACCAACAAACCCAATGCATGA
- a CDS encoding arylsulfatase produces the protein MKLNRMMIPAALLTAGASHTDAKRPADKRPNILVILCDDLGYSDLGCYGGEIQTPNLDRLAREGLRFTRFYNTSRSCPTRASLLTGLYPHQAGIGRMTFNDHLPGYRGTLSRNAVTIAEVLRDAGYSTSMVGKWHVAETPLRSDQRDWLNHKVFHETFSDLCNYPVNRGFDSHYGTIYGVVDYFDPFSLVEGEVPIREVPEGYYITQALSDRAEQEIRQYADSERPFFLYLAYTAPHWPLHALPEDIEKYKDTYTAGWEKIREARYERQRQAGLFGDQQDFLSERQFHDRWEENPTAEWDARAMAVHAAMVDRMDQGIGQVIRALEETGQFDNTLILFLSDNGCSSEVCQNYPPGENDRPDRTRDGREMVYPRQKEVLPGPETTYASLGAEWANVANTPFRYWKAKSYEGGICTPMIACWPKGMDRRLKGSVTAETGHVMDIMATCVELARATYPERYKGHEIIPMEGLSLVPVLRNGHREGHREGIGFEHFNERAYLSADGWKIVRPGERAPWELYDLNNDRSERRNLAAKYPEKVAELVKAYEAWARRCRVEPYPGQKINQTK, from the coding sequence ATGAAACTGAACCGAATGATGATCCCGGCGGCCCTGCTGACCGCCGGGGCCTCCCACACCGACGCCAAACGTCCCGCCGACAAACGTCCCAATATTCTGGTGATCCTGTGTGACGATCTCGGATATTCGGACCTCGGCTGCTATGGCGGCGAAATACAAACCCCGAATCTCGACCGACTGGCCCGCGAAGGACTCCGTTTCACGAGATTCTACAACACAAGCCGCAGTTGCCCGACCCGGGCTTCGCTGCTCACGGGTCTCTACCCGCACCAGGCCGGAATCGGCCGCATGACCTTCAACGACCATCTGCCCGGTTACCGCGGAACCCTTTCGCGCAACGCCGTGACGATCGCCGAGGTGCTCCGCGATGCCGGCTACTCGACCTCGATGGTCGGAAAATGGCACGTCGCCGAGACTCCGCTCCGGAGCGACCAGCGCGACTGGCTCAACCACAAGGTCTTCCATGAGACCTTCTCCGACCTGTGCAACTACCCCGTCAACCGGGGTTTCGACTCCCACTACGGAACCATTTATGGCGTCGTGGACTATTTCGACCCGTTCAGCCTGGTCGAGGGGGAGGTCCCGATCCGCGAGGTGCCCGAAGGTTATTACATCACGCAGGCCCTTTCGGACCGGGCCGAACAGGAGATCCGGCAATATGCCGATTCGGAGAGACCCTTCTTCCTGTATCTGGCCTACACTGCACCCCACTGGCCGCTGCACGCCCTGCCCGAAGATATCGAAAAATACAAGGATACCTATACCGCAGGCTGGGAGAAGATCCGCGAAGCCCGCTACGAACGGCAACGGCAGGCAGGGCTCTTCGGCGACCAGCAGGATTTCCTCTCCGAACGGCAGTTCCACGACCGTTGGGAAGAGAATCCCACGGCTGAATGGGATGCCCGGGCCATGGCCGTCCATGCGGCAATGGTCGACCGTATGGATCAGGGAATCGGGCAGGTGATCCGCGCCCTCGAAGAGACCGGACAATTCGACAACACGCTGATCCTCTTCCTGTCCGACAACGGCTGCAGCAGCGAAGTCTGCCAAAACTATCCGCCGGGCGAGAACGACCGTCCGGATCGGACGCGCGACGGACGCGAGATGGTCTATCCCCGGCAGAAGGAGGTCCTCCCGGGACCCGAAACCACCTATGCCTCACTGGGGGCCGAATGGGCCAATGTCGCCAACACGCCGTTCCGCTACTGGAAAGCCAAATCCTACGAAGGAGGCATCTGCACCCCGATGATTGCCTGCTGGCCGAAGGGCATGGACCGACGGCTCAAGGGCAGCGTGACGGCCGAAACAGGACACGTCATGGATATTATGGCCACCTGCGTGGAACTCGCTCGTGCAACCTATCCCGAACGCTACAAGGGACATGAGATCATCCCGATGGAGGGTCTGAGCCTGGTGCCCGTCCTGCGCAATGGGCATCGGGAGGGCCACCGAGAAGGTATCGGATTCGAGCACTTCAACGAACGGGCCTATCTCTCGGCCGACGGCTGGAAGATCGTCCGACCCGGCGAACGCGCCCCGTGGGAACTCTATGACCTGAACAACGACCGCAGCGAACGCCGCAACCTCGCCGCCAAGTACCCTGAAAAGGTTGCCGAACTGGTCAAGGCCTACGAAGCCTGGGCCCGGCGCTGCCGGGTAGAACCCTATCCCGGACAAAAGATCAATCAAACCAAATAA
- a CDS encoding glutaminase domain-containing protein — MQITRKLLFIATAATMTACGNAIEQTDTSLSTAVRPSAVPLVTVDPYFSVWSATDRLNESPTRHWTGKDQPLTGAIRVDGTTYRIIGLENPKLETILPTIALEPWSARYVIDRKPAGAWTSPDYDDSAWQTGPGAFGSPEMPKIGTEWQGDNRDIWVRRTFQLDRDLSAEDLLLEYSHDDVFELYVNGVEVANTGNTWESYIRKPLPAEAAATLKPGTVTIAAHCHNTVGGAYVDFGLFRKIPYEGFGQVAEQKSVSVLPTRTVYTFLCGGVEVEVIFTAPLLMDDLALLSRPVNYLTWQVRAVDEAEHDVQLYLEATPQFAVDDLSQPVVSETGSGEGIDFVRTGTVEQNILGKKGDNVRIDWGYFYLATPSGKGKIALADYYDSKEAFTASGTLPEGAQSIRTENMLKEPVALAYANDLGKVGADAVCDYVLLGYDDLYSIQYFGENLRPYWNRTGENDIRRELKAAADTYNATLDRCETFDREMMQATEEAGGRSYAELCALAYRQAIAAHKLVESPQGELLWLSKENFSNGSIGTVDISYPSAPLFLLYNPELVKGMLNHIFYYSESGKWTKPFAAHDVGTYPLANGQTYGGDMPVEESGNMLVLTAAIAAVEGNAEYARKHWETLTVWKDYLLEHGLDPANQLCTDDFAGHFAHNTNLSIKAIMGIASYGMLAEMLGDQALADESFATARKMAAKWKEMAADGDHYRLTFDKPGTWSQKYNLVWDKLLGLEIFDPEIARTELAYYHTKQNTYGLPLDNRRTYTKTDWIMWTATLSDTPGEFEQFIEPVYRFMNETTDRVPMSDWVYTDTPRQAGFQARSVVGGYFIKMLEGKLDR, encoded by the coding sequence ATGCAAATCACCCGGAAACTCCTTTTCATCGCCACTGCGGCGACCATGACGGCCTGCGGAAATGCAATCGAGCAGACCGACACCTCGCTTTCGACCGCCGTGCGGCCCTCCGCCGTACCGCTCGTCACCGTGGACCCCTACTTCTCGGTGTGGTCCGCCACCGACCGACTCAACGAATCGCCCACCCGGCACTGGACCGGCAAGGACCAGCCCCTGACCGGTGCAATCCGCGTCGACGGAACCACCTATCGGATCATCGGACTCGAAAACCCGAAACTCGAAACCATCCTCCCGACCATCGCCCTGGAGCCCTGGTCGGCACGCTACGTCATCGACCGCAAACCCGCCGGAGCCTGGACCTCGCCCGATTACGACGACTCCGCCTGGCAAACCGGCCCCGGAGCCTTCGGATCGCCCGAAATGCCCAAAATCGGGACCGAATGGCAGGGTGACAACCGCGACATCTGGGTGCGCCGCACCTTCCAGCTCGACCGCGATCTCTCGGCCGAGGATCTCCTCCTCGAATATTCGCACGACGACGTCTTCGAACTCTACGTCAACGGCGTCGAGGTCGCCAATACCGGCAACACCTGGGAGAGCTATATCCGCAAACCGCTCCCGGCCGAAGCCGCCGCCACGCTCAAACCCGGAACGGTCACCATCGCCGCACACTGCCACAACACCGTAGGCGGCGCCTACGTCGATTTCGGGCTCTTCCGCAAGATCCCCTACGAAGGTTTCGGACAGGTCGCCGAGCAGAAGTCCGTCAGCGTACTCCCCACCCGGACCGTCTACACGTTCCTCTGCGGAGGGGTCGAGGTCGAGGTGATCTTCACCGCACCGCTCCTGATGGACGACCTCGCCCTGCTCTCCCGGCCGGTGAACTACCTCACCTGGCAGGTCCGTGCCGTCGATGAGGCCGAGCATGACGTACAGCTCTACCTCGAAGCCACGCCGCAGTTTGCCGTCGACGACCTGAGCCAGCCCGTCGTCTCCGAAACCGGAAGCGGGGAAGGCATCGACTTCGTGCGCACGGGAACCGTCGAGCAGAACATCCTCGGCAAAAAGGGCGACAACGTCCGCATCGACTGGGGATACTTCTACCTCGCAACCCCTTCGGGCAAGGGTAAAATCGCCCTGGCAGACTACTACGACTCGAAGGAGGCCTTCACCGCCTCGGGAACCCTTCCCGAAGGAGCGCAGAGCATCCGGACCGAAAACATGCTCAAGGAGCCCGTCGCCCTGGCCTATGCCAATGACCTCGGAAAGGTCGGTGCGGATGCTGTCTGCGACTACGTCCTGCTCGGATACGACGACCTCTATTCGATCCAGTACTTCGGCGAGAACCTCCGACCCTACTGGAACCGCACGGGCGAAAACGACATCCGCCGCGAGCTGAAGGCCGCCGCAGATACCTACAACGCAACGCTCGACCGTTGCGAGACGTTCGACCGCGAGATGATGCAGGCCACGGAAGAGGCCGGCGGCCGCTCCTACGCCGAACTCTGCGCCCTGGCCTACCGGCAGGCCATCGCCGCCCACAAACTCGTGGAGTCGCCCCAGGGCGAGCTGCTGTGGCTCTCCAAGGAGAACTTCTCCAACGGTTCGATCGGAACCGTGGACATCTCCTATCCCTCGGCCCCGCTCTTCCTGCTCTACAACCCCGAACTTGTGAAGGGGATGCTCAACCACATCTTCTACTACAGCGAGAGCGGCAAGTGGACCAAGCCCTTCGCCGCGCACGACGTCGGGACCTATCCCCTGGCCAACGGACAGACCTACGGCGGCGACATGCCCGTCGAAGAGAGCGGCAACATGCTCGTACTGACGGCCGCCATCGCCGCCGTCGAGGGGAATGCCGAATACGCCCGGAAGCACTGGGAGACGTTGACCGTCTGGAAGGACTACCTGCTCGAACACGGGCTCGACCCCGCCAACCAGCTCTGCACGGACGACTTCGCAGGCCACTTCGCCCACAACACGAACCTCTCCATCAAGGCCATCATGGGCATCGCCTCCTACGGAATGCTGGCCGAAATGCTCGGCGACCAGGCCCTGGCCGACGAGTCGTTCGCCACGGCCCGCAAAATGGCCGCAAAATGGAAGGAGATGGCTGCCGACGGCGACCACTACCGCCTGACGTTCGACAAGCCCGGAACCTGGAGCCAGAAGTACAACCTCGTCTGGGACAAACTGCTCGGACTGGAGATTTTCGACCCCGAGATCGCCCGGACCGAACTCGCCTACTACCACACGAAGCAGAACACCTACGGACTCCCGCTCGACAACCGCCGGACCTATACCAAAACCGACTGGATCATGTGGACCGCCACCCTCTCGGACACGCCCGGCGAATTCGAACAGTTCATCGAGCCCGTCTACCGCTTCATGAACGAGACCACCGACCGCGTCCCGATGTCCGACTGGGTCTACACCGACACCCCGCGACAGGCGGGATTCCAGGCCCGTTCCGTCGTCGGAGGATACTTCATCAAGATGCTCGAAGGAAAACTCGACCGATAG